In the genome of Takifugu rubripes chromosome 18, fTakRub1.2, whole genome shotgun sequence, one region contains:
- the atxn7l1 gene encoding ataxin-7-like protein 1 isoform X4, whose translation MHSKNQKRHISPVPSRSPLVPMKPKTPAVAPSPGDTLAFRVPKDYPHSRFSKAPLAVYPPKGARSKTCVSLPVVSLEKMPCLKQSDSASHLRLSTSSPSSLKPFASSPSQRSSEKLLNGRVSAEASTPRSTTSPSSLNGRPSPARSPLDRKTASTPSPSSQDRKASQSPAPSPRAGAPLSAPLEKRHQNGTKSCSRSQKRLSGRVFDPNKHCGVQDPETKRPCTRSLTCKTHSLTHRRAVPGRRKHFDVLLAEHKGRPKEGAKDKEKERDGTAPEKEGGSQRVATQETASPSKPHCPNGRLLSSLKLRLANAHIPRVPGPTNCTISSAPPAPAPGPATNPEPSAHIWAAAAGDLSRLSSDEGDAETAEDGDRPAFHFSNHHPQPLGCCVFSSRLLGRGYYVFDRRWDRMRLALQNMVEKHLNAQMWRKVPLAPESFLSLSCSGTSPITSQPPPSLASVTSPSSFPANSLFYTATFPQSASAAGVLSIRDAAQPAPSASAPAKSRNGAHRASRPPKDAEDTIAGSKKRKNNSAFSPSYLFPSPDNHKRNGSSYHSTPQGSGGAARKKGLGGGGLWSRESVMSKGEGSQSRDAPPAAHQPPAPRTYEGGKEWRKRRSPTSFRGKASKLSRPDGLESLFGNRSDSGGILTSGPESQRQVTADTPPFNPVQPFPERKDVSSLLSLQGKLHH comes from the exons ATGCATAGCAAAAACC agAAGCGCCACATCTCCCCTGTCCCTTCCCGGAGCCCCCTCGTCCCCATGAAGCCGAAGACGCCCGCGGTGGCCCCCAGTCCCGGGGACACGCTGGCGTTCAGGGTGCCCAAAGACTACCCTCACTCTCGCTTCAGCAAGGCGCCGCTCGCCGTCTACCCACCAAAGGGAGCGCGGAGCAAAACCTG TGTGTCTCTCCCAGTTGTAAGCCTGGAAAAGATGCCCTGCCTGAAACAGTCCGACTCGGCCTCCCACTTACGCCTCAgcacctcctccccttcctccctcaaACCTTTCGCCTCCTCGCCATCCCAACGTTCCAGCGAGAAGCTGCTGAACGGCCGCGTCAGCGCGGAGGCGTCCACGCCGCGCTCCACCACGTCCCCGTCCTCTCTGAACGGGCGGCCCAGCCCGGCACGGTCGCCCCTGGACAGGAAGACAGCATCTAcgccttctccttcctcccaaGACAGGAAGGCCTCCCAGTCGCCCGCCCCTTCTCCCCGAGCGGGCGCTCCACTGTCGGCGCCGCTGGAGAAGAGGCACCAGAACGGAACCAAGAGCTGCTCCAGGTCCCAGAAACGGCTCTCAG GGAGGGTGTTCGATCCCAACAAGCACTGCGGAGTCCAGGACCCTGAAACCAAACGCCCCTGCACGCGCTCCCTCACCTGCAAG aCTCACTCCTTAACGCACCGCCGGGCTGTTCCCGGTCGGAGGAAACACTTCGACGTCCTCCTGGCCGAGCACAAAGGGCGGCCGAAGGAGGGTGCGAAGGACAAGGAGAAAGAGCGAGATGGGACGGCGCCGGAGAAAGAAGGAGGCAGCCAGCGGGTCGCAACGCAAGAGACGGCGAGTCCCAGCAAGCCTCACTGCCCAAACGGACGACTGTTGTCCTCTCTGAAGCTACGGCTGGCAAATGCGCACATACCCAG GGTTCCAGGCCCCACCAACTGCACCATCAGCTCtgcacctccagcaccagccCCTGGCCCAGCTACTAATCCAGAGCCCTCTGCGCACATCTGGGCCGCTGCAGCGGGAGACCTCAGTCGGCTTTCCAGTGACGAGGGGGACGCAGAGACTGCAGAGGACGGAGACAGACCTGCTTTTCACTTCTCAAATCATCACCCTCAGCCTTTAGGG TGTTGCGTGTTCAGCAGCAGGCTCCTGGGTCGGGGCTACTATGTCTTTGATCGGCGATGGGACAGGATGAGGCTGGCGCTCCAGAACATGGTGGAGAAACACCTCAATGCGCAGATGTGGAG GAAGGTGCCTTTGGCTCCGGAgagcttcctctccctctcctgctccggTACCTCCCCCATCACTTCACAACCTCCGCCCTCCCTCGCCTCTGTCacgtctccctcctctttccccGCCAACTCCCTCTTTTACACCGCCACATTTCCTCAGTCCGCGTCTGCGGCCGGAGTGCTCAGCATCCGAGACGCCGCTCAGCCCGCGCCCTCCGCCTCCGCGCCGGCTAAATCCCGCAACGGGGCGCACCGAGCCAGCCGTCCCCCGAAGGACGCGGAGGACACCATAGCGGGATCGAAGAAGCGGAAAAACAACTCTGCGTTTTCGCCTTCGTACTTGTTTCCGAGCCCGGACAATCACAAAAGGAACGGGAGCAGCTATCACTCGACGCCGCAGGGATCGGGAGGGGCGGCGAGGAAGAAGGGACTCGGCGGGGGCGGGCTGTGGAGCAGAGAGAGCGTGATGTCCAAAGGGGAGGGCTCTCAGAGCAG GGACGCCCCCCCCGCTGCTCACCAGCCGCCGGCGCCCCGCACTTACGAAGGGGGGAAAgagtggagaaagaggaggagccccACCTCCTTCAGGGGGAAGGCCAGCAAGCTGAGCAGGCCAGATGGGCTGGAGAGTCTGTTTGGGAACAGGAGCGACAGCGGTGGGATACTGACCTCCGGGCCGGAGTCCCAGAGACAAGTAACGGCCGACACGCCTCCTTTTAATCCTGTTCAGCCTTTTCCGGAACGTAAAGACGTTTCTTCGCTTCTCTCCCTGCAGGGAAAGTTACACCACTGA
- the atxn7l1 gene encoding ataxin-7-like protein 1 isoform X2, with product MATLDRQIPSLDTFLCEPWSSFVSAAKLRLVDNMLRRRHVPALEELCLVVCHVCSQVVTPQGILAHYEKRHISPVPSRSPLVPMKPKTPAVAPSPGDTLAFRVPKDYPHSRFSKAPLAVYPPKGARSKTCVSLPVVSLEKMPCLKQSDSASHLRLSTSSPSSLKPFASSPSQRSSEKLLNGRVSAEASTPRSTTSPSSLNGRPSPARSPLDRKTASTPSPSSQDRKASQSPAPSPRAGAPLSAPLEKRHQNGTKSCSRSQKRLSGRVFDPNKHCGVQDPETKRPCTRSLTCKTHSLTHRRAVPGRRKHFDVLLAEHKGRPKEGAKDKEKERDGTAPEKEGGSQRVATQETASPSKPHCPNGRLLSSLKLRLANAHIPRVPGPTNCTISSAPPAPAPGPATNPEPSAHIWAAAAGDLSRLSSDEGDAETAEDGDRPAFHFSNHHPQPLGCCVFSSRLLGRGYYVFDRRWDRMRLALQNMVEKHLNAQMWRKVPLAPESFLSLSCSGTSPITSQPPPSLASVTSPSSFPANSLFYTATFPQSASAAGVLSIRDAAQPAPSASAPAKSRNGAHRASRPPKDAEDTIAGSKKRKNNSAFSPSYLFPSPDNHKRNGSSYHSTPQGSGGAARKKGLGGGGLWSRESVMSKGEGSQSRDAPPAAHQPPAPRTYEGGKEWRKRRSPTSFRGKASKLSRPDGLESLFGNRSDSGGILTSGPESQRQVTADTPPFNPVQPFPERKDVSSLLSLQGKLHH from the exons agAAGCGCCACATCTCCCCTGTCCCTTCCCGGAGCCCCCTCGTCCCCATGAAGCCGAAGACGCCCGCGGTGGCCCCCAGTCCCGGGGACACGCTGGCGTTCAGGGTGCCCAAAGACTACCCTCACTCTCGCTTCAGCAAGGCGCCGCTCGCCGTCTACCCACCAAAGGGAGCGCGGAGCAAAACCTG TGTGTCTCTCCCAGTTGTAAGCCTGGAAAAGATGCCCTGCCTGAAACAGTCCGACTCGGCCTCCCACTTACGCCTCAgcacctcctccccttcctccctcaaACCTTTCGCCTCCTCGCCATCCCAACGTTCCAGCGAGAAGCTGCTGAACGGCCGCGTCAGCGCGGAGGCGTCCACGCCGCGCTCCACCACGTCCCCGTCCTCTCTGAACGGGCGGCCCAGCCCGGCACGGTCGCCCCTGGACAGGAAGACAGCATCTAcgccttctccttcctcccaaGACAGGAAGGCCTCCCAGTCGCCCGCCCCTTCTCCCCGAGCGGGCGCTCCACTGTCGGCGCCGCTGGAGAAGAGGCACCAGAACGGAACCAAGAGCTGCTCCAGGTCCCAGAAACGGCTCTCAG GGAGGGTGTTCGATCCCAACAAGCACTGCGGAGTCCAGGACCCTGAAACCAAACGCCCCTGCACGCGCTCCCTCACCTGCAAG aCTCACTCCTTAACGCACCGCCGGGCTGTTCCCGGTCGGAGGAAACACTTCGACGTCCTCCTGGCCGAGCACAAAGGGCGGCCGAAGGAGGGTGCGAAGGACAAGGAGAAAGAGCGAGATGGGACGGCGCCGGAGAAAGAAGGAGGCAGCCAGCGGGTCGCAACGCAAGAGACGGCGAGTCCCAGCAAGCCTCACTGCCCAAACGGACGACTGTTGTCCTCTCTGAAGCTACGGCTGGCAAATGCGCACATACCCAG GGTTCCAGGCCCCACCAACTGCACCATCAGCTCtgcacctccagcaccagccCCTGGCCCAGCTACTAATCCAGAGCCCTCTGCGCACATCTGGGCCGCTGCAGCGGGAGACCTCAGTCGGCTTTCCAGTGACGAGGGGGACGCAGAGACTGCAGAGGACGGAGACAGACCTGCTTTTCACTTCTCAAATCATCACCCTCAGCCTTTAGGG TGTTGCGTGTTCAGCAGCAGGCTCCTGGGTCGGGGCTACTATGTCTTTGATCGGCGATGGGACAGGATGAGGCTGGCGCTCCAGAACATGGTGGAGAAACACCTCAATGCGCAGATGTGGAG GAAGGTGCCTTTGGCTCCGGAgagcttcctctccctctcctgctccggTACCTCCCCCATCACTTCACAACCTCCGCCCTCCCTCGCCTCTGTCacgtctccctcctctttccccGCCAACTCCCTCTTTTACACCGCCACATTTCCTCAGTCCGCGTCTGCGGCCGGAGTGCTCAGCATCCGAGACGCCGCTCAGCCCGCGCCCTCCGCCTCCGCGCCGGCTAAATCCCGCAACGGGGCGCACCGAGCCAGCCGTCCCCCGAAGGACGCGGAGGACACCATAGCGGGATCGAAGAAGCGGAAAAACAACTCTGCGTTTTCGCCTTCGTACTTGTTTCCGAGCCCGGACAATCACAAAAGGAACGGGAGCAGCTATCACTCGACGCCGCAGGGATCGGGAGGGGCGGCGAGGAAGAAGGGACTCGGCGGGGGCGGGCTGTGGAGCAGAGAGAGCGTGATGTCCAAAGGGGAGGGCTCTCAGAGCAG GGACGCCCCCCCCGCTGCTCACCAGCCGCCGGCGCCCCGCACTTACGAAGGGGGGAAAgagtggagaaagaggaggagccccACCTCCTTCAGGGGGAAGGCCAGCAAGCTGAGCAGGCCAGATGGGCTGGAGAGTCTGTTTGGGAACAGGAGCGACAGCGGTGGGATACTGACCTCCGGGCCGGAGTCCCAGAGACAAGTAACGGCCGACACGCCTCCTTTTAATCCTGTTCAGCCTTTTCCGGAACGTAAAGACGTTTCTTCGCTTCTCTCCCTGCAGGGAAAGTTACACCACTGA